From one Timaviella obliquedivisa GSE-PSE-MK23-08B genomic stretch:
- the nrdR gene encoding transcriptional regulator NrdR yields MRCPFCQYPDNRVLESRSAESGHSVRRRRECLKCDRRFTTYERIEFVPVVVIKRNGDRESFDRSKLLRGMVRACEKTGVLHPQLENLVDEIEAELQQQSIREVPSSEIGELVLKHLQTLNEVAYIRFASVYQQFTGFNDFVDILSRLRSSDRSLAESAEPLLDPHISSHAEPESWQSDVEPSMTH; encoded by the coding sequence ATGCGATGTCCATTCTGCCAATATCCAGACAACCGAGTTTTGGAATCTCGCTCAGCAGAATCCGGGCATAGTGTCCGCCGTCGTCGAGAATGCCTTAAATGCGATCGCCGATTTACAACCTACGAGCGGATTGAGTTTGTTCCTGTTGTGGTCATTAAACGCAATGGCGATCGTGAATCTTTTGACCGATCTAAGTTGCTGCGAGGAATGGTTCGCGCCTGCGAAAAAACAGGAGTGCTGCACCCTCAGCTCGAAAATTTGGTCGATGAAATTGAGGCAGAACTTCAGCAGCAATCGATTCGAGAAGTCCCAAGTAGCGAAATTGGGGAACTTGTCTTAAAGCATCTTCAAACCCTTAACGAAGTGGCGTATATTCGCTTCGCTTCGGTTTATCAACAGTTTACTGGCTTTAATGATTTTGTTGATATCCTCAGTCGGCTGCGATCGTCTGATAGATCTTTAGCAGAATCTGCCGAGCCGTTGCTCGACCCTCACATTAGCTCTCATGCTGAACCAGAAAGCTGGCAATCTGATGTCGAGCCTTCCATGACTCATTAG
- a CDS encoding chromophore lyase CpcT/CpeT, translated as MSSSQNLTALAQLIAGEFDNKLQAMEQPTWFVHLRLWYRPLPMRIEGNLALFAEQANALTCDRPYRQRVAVLVASSDSLQVQYLALKQPEKFLGAGANPSLLESLSLDDLETLPGCELTVTEQAGRFKAVPPPGAKCYFQYDGATRQVVLGFEVSPGKFWSYDRGVEPDTGQGLWGALMGAYEFQKCEDFAKELLI; from the coding sequence ATGTCTTCTTCTCAAAATTTGACTGCACTGGCGCAACTGATTGCCGGAGAGTTTGACAACAAGCTTCAGGCAATGGAACAGCCTACTTGGTTTGTTCATCTTCGGTTGTGGTATCGCCCTCTTCCCATGCGGATTGAAGGAAATCTGGCGCTGTTTGCAGAACAGGCAAATGCGTTAACGTGCGATCGCCCTTATCGTCAGCGCGTTGCCGTCCTCGTAGCATCTTCAGACTCTCTTCAAGTGCAATATCTAGCATTGAAACAGCCTGAGAAGTTTCTAGGAGCAGGGGCAAATCCTAGTTTATTGGAGTCGTTGAGTTTGGATGATTTGGAAACACTGCCAGGATGTGAGCTAACGGTGACTGAACAAGCAGGTAGATTTAAGGCAGTGCCACCGCCAGGAGCAAAGTGCTACTTCCAGTACGATGGAGCGACCCGGCAGGTTGTTTTGGGATTTGAAGTCAGTCCAGGCAAATTTTGGAGCTATGACCGAGGCGTTGAGCCTGATACAGGTCAGGGGCTATGGGGAGCGCTAATGGGTGCTTACGAGTTTCAGAAGTGCGAAGATTTTGCAAAAGAATTACTCATTTGA
- a CDS encoding 30S ribosomal protein S1, producing MPTDIGFTLEDFAALLDKYDYHFSPGDVVAGTVFSLEPRGALIDIGAKTAAYIPIQEMSINRIDNPEEVLQSNETREFFILTDENEDGQLTLSIRRIEYMRAWERVRQLQNEDATVRSSVFATNRGGALVRIEGLRGFIPGSHISSRRPKEDLVGEELPLKFLEVDEDRNRLVLSHRRALVERKMNRLEVGEVVIGTVRGLKPYGAFIDIGGVSGLLHISEISHDHIDTPHSVFNVNDEVKVMIIDLDAERGRISLSTKQLEPEPGDMVKNPQIVYDMAEEMAAKYREKMLQQSQPQSEVEEAIDIEDAVSAEEPIEVEEAFEEDLPSAVEE from the coding sequence ATGCCCACAGATATCGGCTTTACACTTGAAGATTTTGCCGCTCTTCTCGATAAATATGACTATCATTTCAGTCCTGGCGACGTAGTCGCGGGTACAGTATTTAGTCTCGAACCCAGAGGTGCACTGATTGATATTGGTGCCAAGACGGCAGCGTACATCCCCATTCAGGAGATGTCGATTAACCGAATTGACAACCCAGAAGAAGTTTTACAGTCGAATGAAACCCGCGAGTTCTTCATCTTGACTGATGAAAACGAAGACGGGCAGCTAACTCTCTCGATTCGCCGCATTGAGTATATGCGGGCTTGGGAACGAGTGCGTCAGCTTCAAAATGAAGATGCCACAGTTCGCTCTAGTGTATTCGCTACAAACAGGGGCGGTGCGTTGGTTCGGATTGAAGGACTCCGGGGTTTCATCCCTGGGTCTCATATCAGTAGCCGCAGACCTAAAGAAGATTTGGTGGGTGAAGAGTTGCCCCTAAAGTTTTTGGAAGTAGATGAAGACCGTAACCGTCTAGTTCTTAGCCATCGTCGGGCACTGGTTGAGCGGAAGATGAACCGTTTGGAAGTGGGCGAAGTGGTGATTGGAACGGTTCGAGGTCTGAAACCTTATGGTGCCTTCATTGATATTGGCGGTGTGAGTGGCTTGCTGCACATCTCCGAAATCTCCCATGATCATATTGATACGCCTCATAGTGTTTTCAACGTGAATGATGAAGTCAAAGTGATGATTATTGACTTGGATGCGGAACGAGGTCGAATCTCTCTTTCTACTAAGCAACTTGAGCCAGAGCCAGGAGATATGGTCAAGAACCCGCAAATTGTTTATGACATGGCGGAAGAGATGGCTGCAAAATATCGTGAAAAGATGTTGCAACAGTCTCAGCCTCAGAGTGAGGTTGAAGAGGCGATCGACATTGAAGATGCGGTTAGCGCTGAAGAACCGATCGAAGTTGAAGAAGCGTTTGAGGAAGATTTACCCTCGGCGGTGGAAGAATAG
- the psbB gene encoding photosystem II chlorophyll-binding protein CP47 yields MGLPWYRVHTVVLNDPGRLISVHLMHTALVAGWAGSMALYELAIFDPSDAVLNPMWRQGMFVLPFMARLGVSGSWAGWSVTGETGVDPGFWSFEGVAAAHIILSGLLFLAAVWHWVYWDLELFRDPRTGEPALDLPKMFGIHLFLSGLLCFGFGAFHLTGLFGPGMWVSDAYGLTGSVQPVAPSWGPEGFDPYNPGGIVAHHIAAGIVGIIAGLFHLTVRPPERLYRALRMGNIETVLSSSIAAVFFAAFVVAGTMWYGSAATPIELFGPTRYQWDSSYFQQEIQRRVQSNVAEGVSLEDSWSAIPEKLAFYDYIGNNPAKGGLFRTGQMNKGDGIAKGWIGHPVFKDSEGRELFVRRMPNFFENFPIILTDKDGIVRADIPFRRAESKYSFEQVGVTASFYGGALNGQVITDPTAVKRYARKLQLGEPFEFDQETLNSDGVLRSSPRGWFTYGHTVFALLFFFGHIWHGSRTLFRDVFAGIDPDLSEEQVEWGFYQKLGDKSSRRKEPV; encoded by the coding sequence ATGGGACTACCCTGGTATCGCGTACACACAGTGGTCTTGAATGACCCAGGTCGGCTGATTTCCGTTCACCTGATGCATACTGCATTGGTGGCAGGTTGGGCTGGCTCAATGGCATTGTATGAGTTGGCAATTTTTGACCCCAGTGATGCAGTTCTCAACCCCATGTGGCGGCAAGGCATGTTTGTCTTACCCTTCATGGCGCGTTTAGGCGTATCGGGTTCTTGGGCAGGCTGGAGCGTGACTGGAGAAACGGGCGTTGACCCTGGTTTCTGGTCATTTGAAGGCGTTGCTGCGGCTCACATTATTTTATCTGGTCTGCTTTTCCTAGCTGCCGTTTGGCACTGGGTTTATTGGGATTTGGAGCTATTTAGAGATCCTCGCACTGGCGAGCCTGCTCTAGATTTGCCCAAAATGTTTGGGATTCACTTATTCCTATCCGGTCTGCTTTGCTTCGGCTTCGGGGCATTTCACCTCACAGGGCTGTTTGGTCCTGGGATGTGGGTTTCCGATGCTTACGGGCTAACAGGCAGCGTTCAGCCTGTAGCACCATCCTGGGGACCAGAGGGCTTCGATCCATATAATCCTGGAGGTATTGTGGCTCACCACATTGCCGCCGGAATTGTTGGCATCATTGCTGGATTATTCCACCTCACAGTCCGTCCTCCTGAGCGGCTTTATCGCGCTCTACGAATGGGGAATATCGAAACAGTTCTTTCCAGCAGTATTGCAGCAGTGTTTTTTGCAGCTTTTGTGGTTGCAGGAACCATGTGGTATGGCAGCGCAGCCACCCCCATTGAACTATTTGGACCCACTCGTTATCAATGGGATAGCAGCTACTTCCAGCAAGAAATCCAGCGGCGGGTTCAGTCTAACGTGGCTGAAGGCGTAAGCTTAGAAGATTCTTGGTCAGCGATTCCTGAGAAGCTGGCGTTCTATGACTATATTGGCAACAACCCAGCGAAGGGTGGTTTGTTCCGTACGGGTCAAATGAACAAGGGTGACGGAATTGCGAAGGGTTGGATTGGTCATCCGGTCTTTAAGGATTCTGAAGGTCGTGAGCTATTCGTTCGTCGGATGCCTAACTTCTTTGAGAACTTCCCGATTATCTTGACTGACAAAGATGGGATTGTTCGAGCAGATATTCCGTTCCGTCGGGCTGAGTCGAAGTACAGCTTTGAGCAGGTGGGTGTCACTGCCTCCTTCTACGGCGGTGCTTTGAATGGTCAGGTCATCACCGATCCAACCGCTGTCAAGCGCTATGCGCGTAAGCTGCAATTGGGCGAACCGTTTGAGTTTGACCAAGAAACTCTCAATTCTGATGGGGTACTTCGCAGTAGCCCACGGGGTTGGTTCACATACGGGCACACTGTGTTTGCGCTGCTGTTCTTCTTTGGGCATATCTGGCACGGTTCTCGTACCTTGTTTAGAGATGTATTCGCAGGGATTGATCCTGACCTTTCTGAAGAGCAGGTAGAGTGGGGTTTTTATCAGAAGTTGGGTGATAAATCCTCTCGAAGAAAAGAGCCGGTCTAG
- a CDS encoding universal stress protein, producing the protein MIEKILLANSETGQAMLKTLMDIPLIQRAQVTVLQVVPPQVTADAMTEKWELGGKSLASAIQFLNLDPTKVTAMLREGDPKDVVCKVAEEVDSDLIIMGSRGLKRIQAILENSVSQYVFQLSSRPMLLVRDDLFVKKINRVMVAIDKSESAQQALKLALTLLRDVKNSQIILAHTNADLKLKPGEIAVNPNEDPVLLPAIAEAKKYGVAFKCVAPEGKPGARICQIAEELNVNLLILGSPDRRPSVAKGLPDLDRLLGQSLSDYVRVYANCPVLLVR; encoded by the coding sequence ATGATAGAAAAAATTTTGTTGGCAAATTCTGAAACGGGACAAGCCATGCTCAAAACCTTAATGGACATTCCCCTTATTCAAAGGGCACAGGTCACTGTTTTACAAGTCGTCCCCCCACAAGTGACCGCCGATGCCATGACCGAGAAATGGGAACTCGGCGGTAAAAGCTTAGCCAGTGCCATTCAATTTCTCAACCTTGACCCGACTAAAGTAACCGCAATGCTACGAGAAGGCGATCCTAAAGACGTGGTGTGCAAGGTTGCAGAAGAAGTAGATTCTGATTTAATCATCATGGGTTCACGGGGTCTGAAGCGCATTCAGGCAATTTTAGAAAACTCGGTCAGCCAATATGTGTTTCAGCTTTCATCCCGTCCCATGCTGCTAGTGCGGGATGACCTATTTGTTAAAAAAATTAACCGAGTCATGGTGGCGATCGACAAATCCGAGTCGGCTCAACAAGCTCTAAAGCTAGCCTTAACCCTGCTGAGAGATGTTAAAAATAGCCAAATTATTCTTGCCCACACCAATGCCGACCTGAAACTTAAGCCGGGCGAAATCGCTGTGAACCCAAACGAAGACCCGGTGTTACTGCCTGCGATCGCAGAAGCCAAAAAATATGGCGTTGCTTTCAAATGTGTTGCTCCCGAGGGCAAACCGGGTGCCAGAATTTGCCAAATTGCTGAAGAACTCAATGTTAATCTGTTAATACTTGGCTCCCCCGATCGCCGTCCCTCTGTTGCCAAAGGCTTACCCGATCTCGATCGCCTTTTAGGTCAATCGCTGTCAGATTACGTCCGGGTGTATGCTAACTGTCCGGTTCTGCTTGTCCGCTAA
- a CDS encoding DMT family transporter, which yields MNLVSFKGELAALSAALIWAIASFVYVIMGRQIPPLVLNFAKCTIAIILSLLTLWLMGDFSPGFSLQTGMLPLGLLLVSGALGIGLGDTAFFEALNCLGARRSLLIEALAPPLAALFAAIFLNETLNSRAWIGIFLTVGGVTWVILERVPNDFQGKLHLWRGIGFGVLSALAQASGAVLSRAALAETSVSPLWGSLIRLLAGVFILLILMICQRQVWAEFYPLRDRRFLLSLITTSFASTYLGIWLQQIALKFTATGIAQALTATSPLFVIPIALWMREKVSLRSILGAVLALLGIWALFDVK from the coding sequence ATGAACCTTGTTTCTTTCAAAGGCGAACTCGCTGCTTTGAGTGCTGCCCTAATCTGGGCGATCGCCTCCTTTGTCTATGTGATCATGGGCAGACAAATTCCGCCCTTAGTCCTGAACTTTGCCAAATGTACGATCGCCATTATCCTCAGTTTGCTGACTTTATGGCTCATGGGCGACTTTTCGCCCGGATTTTCGCTGCAAACAGGAATGCTGCCGTTAGGATTACTGCTCGTCAGCGGAGCCCTCGGCATTGGCTTAGGCGATACTGCATTTTTTGAAGCGTTGAACTGCTTAGGAGCCAGGCGATCGCTGCTCATCGAAGCCCTCGCCCCTCCACTAGCTGCCCTATTTGCTGCCATTTTTCTAAACGAAACCCTCAACTCCCGAGCCTGGATTGGCATTTTTCTGACCGTGGGTGGGGTCACATGGGTCATTCTAGAGCGAGTTCCTAATGATTTCCAGGGTAAATTGCATCTTTGGCGTGGCATTGGATTCGGAGTTCTATCTGCACTTGCTCAAGCTTCGGGAGCAGTTTTATCACGGGCAGCCTTGGCTGAAACCAGCGTAAGTCCGCTTTGGGGAAGCTTGATTCGGCTATTGGCAGGAGTTTTTATCCTGCTAATTCTCATGATTTGCCAGCGTCAAGTCTGGGCAGAATTTTATCCTTTGCGCGATCGCCGTTTCCTGCTCAGTTTGATCACAACTTCTTTTGCCAGCACCTACTTAGGCATTTGGCTACAGCAGATTGCGCTAAAGTTTACAGCCACAGGCATTGCTCAAGCCCTAACTGCAACCAGCCCCCTATTTGTGATTCCTATTGCACTCTGGATGCGGGAAAAAGTGAGCTTGCGGTCAATTTTGGGTGCGGTTTTAGCGCTGTTGGGGATTTGGGCTTTATTTGATGTGAAGTAA
- a CDS encoding photosystem II reaction center protein T: protein MESVAYILVLALALGVLFFAIAFREPPRINKD, encoded by the coding sequence ATGGAAAGCGTTGCTTACATTTTGGTTTTGGCACTTGCACTTGGGGTTCTGTTCTTTGCGATCGCTTTTCGTGAACCCCCTCGCATTAACAAGGATTAG
- a CDS encoding photosystem II reaction center protein M, producing MQVNDLGFIATILFVMVPALFLVILYIQTASREAK from the coding sequence ATGCAAGTTAATGATTTGGGTTTTATTGCCACTATTTTGTTTGTGATGGTTCCTGCACTTTTTCTAGTGATTCTGTATATTCAGACAGCAAGCCGCGAAGCGAAGTAA
- a CDS encoding (2Fe-2S)-binding protein — protein MTQASSEEQIQDPSQALATAASEDKSWKPISIKFLNEKKEVMATDGANLRFKALESGIDLYTFGGKMMNCGGYGQCGTCVVEIVEGMENLSPRTEVEDRKLRKRNAQCRLACQTLVHGVVSVVTKPKK, from the coding sequence ATGACCCAGGCAAGCTCCGAAGAACAGATTCAAGACCCCTCGCAAGCCCTGGCAACGGCAGCTTCCGAAGATAAATCTTGGAAACCTATAAGTATTAAGTTTCTTAACGAAAAGAAGGAAGTGATGGCAACCGACGGAGCCAATCTTCGGTTTAAAGCCTTAGAGAGCGGCATTGATCTCTATACCTTTGGTGGCAAGATGATGAACTGCGGTGGCTACGGTCAATGTGGCACTTGTGTCGTTGAGATTGTAGAAGGGATGGAGAACCTATCGCCTCGAACCGAGGTGGAAGATCGGAAACTACGGAAACGTAATGCCCAATGCCGTTTAGCTTGTCAAACTTTGGTGCATGGAGTGGTCAGCGTGGTGACAAAACCCAAGAAGTGA
- a CDS encoding HAD family hydrolase — MVTIRCQGRAFHSIQAVLFDKDGTLANSESFLRSLAHKRSRLIDAQFPGVQEPLLMAFGVDGDRLNPAGLMAIGTRQENEIAAAAYVAETGRDWIESLETVRSAFAEADQYMKRKADHTPLVSGVLPLLQTMTTAGLRLGILSSDSTNNVKDFVEKYQLAPYFQLQMGTHGMLSKPDPQLLQQACYGLGIAPSRTLVLGDSQADMQLARSGAAGCIGVTGGWSSAFHLSADAVIHQLAEIEVLSE, encoded by the coding sequence ATGGTTACTATTCGTTGTCAGGGTAGAGCGTTCCACAGTATTCAAGCAGTGCTGTTTGATAAAGATGGGACTTTAGCAAATTCAGAGTCATTTTTACGAAGCTTGGCGCATAAGCGATCGCGCTTGATTGATGCTCAATTTCCTGGTGTTCAAGAGCCGTTACTCATGGCGTTTGGAGTGGATGGCGATCGACTTAATCCGGCAGGGTTAATGGCGATCGGCACTCGTCAAGAAAACGAAATTGCTGCCGCTGCCTATGTGGCTGAAACAGGACGTGATTGGATAGAGTCTCTCGAAACGGTGCGATCGGCGTTTGCAGAAGCTGACCAATATATGAAACGCAAAGCTGATCACACGCCTTTAGTTTCAGGAGTTCTACCCCTCTTACAAACGATGACTACAGCAGGACTCCGTCTAGGAATTCTATCGTCTGACAGCACTAATAACGTTAAGGACTTTGTTGAGAAATATCAGCTTGCTCCCTACTTTCAGCTTCAAATGGGAACCCATGGAATGCTTAGCAAACCTGACCCCCAACTCCTTCAACAAGCCTGTTATGGATTAGGCATTGCTCCAAGTCGAACCCTTGTCCTTGGAGATTCACAAGCCGATATGCAACTGGCTCGATCAGGAGCAGCAGGTTGTATTGGAGTAACAGGCGGCTGGAGCAGTGCATTTCATCTGTCAGCCGATGCGGTGATCCATCAACTTGCGGAAATTGAAGTTCTTTCAGAGTAG